Proteins from a single region of Bdellovibrionota bacterium:
- a CDS encoding hydrogenase — ERTGVVSLKLAQELGLVGVVARSSGCDRDVRRDHPFGGYKSESVPVALRTQGDVMARAVVRWLETKNSLRLLFTLISNLPSGPLSEREGSPGKNLAVVSMVEGWRGEIVHVAATDSEGELRVYKVVDPSFHNWFGLAMVLRGNEISDFPLCNKSFNLSYAGHDL, encoded by the coding sequence GAAAGGACGGGGGTGGTTTCCCTCAAACTGGCTCAGGAATTGGGCCTTGTGGGGGTGGTGGCGAGATCGAGCGGCTGCGACCGGGATGTCCGTCGAGACCATCCCTTCGGAGGGTACAAATCCGAATCGGTCCCGGTGGCACTGCGGACGCAAGGAGACGTGATGGCGAGAGCGGTCGTTCGTTGGTTGGAAACGAAGAACTCGCTCCGCTTGCTTTTTACGCTGATTTCGAACCTTCCCTCCGGGCCGCTGTCGGAAAGAGAGGGAAGCCCCGGCAAGAACCTCGCCGTCGTCTCGATGGTGGAAGGCTGGAGGGGGGAGATCGTCCATGTGGCTGCGACCGATTCTGAAGGTGAGCTTCGAGTGTATAAAGTCGTCGACCCCTCTTTCCATAATTGGTTCGGTTTGGCGATGGTGCTCCGAGGGAATGAAATCTCCGATTTTCCCCTCTGCAACAAGAGCTTCAATCTCTCCTATGCGGGGC